The genomic DNA GTCCATTTTGATCAGTCCCCCATTGGCCTGATCCATCTGAGCGAGTTCTTCTCCCGTTTCAAAATGAATGACAGGAGCCTTCTCCATCGAGGTATACGGCTTCCCCCAGCGAATCACAGGAATTTCAAGCATGGTTAGTCACTTTCAGTCAAACGGCAAGTTTTTGTAGTGTCACACCCGGACAGATCGCTACGAAAGCGGAGAGTGAGCTCACTACCATATTTACTCTACTTTGGATTAAGCCAAATAGAGTATCGTTCTCGGCGGTTGGGGAAAAGGAAAGGAAGCTGTTGCCAATTTTTTCTTCCTAAATCCGAGCGAACGGGAAGGCAGACTTTCTGAATAACAAAAAAACGCAGCACCACAGTGAAAACCGTGGTGCTGCGAGAGTTTGACTCATGAATAATGAGTAGTACTTTTTTCCGGGAATTACGGAGGGGTTCCGCCGCCATCCAAGTCTGGTGACAGAAGTCCTCCCGCTCCCGCTCCTTTCTTGAGGTCTAAAGCAATCTCTTCGTCACCATCGTTACCGACAGTGAATTCGAAATACTCGACATTGGGGGCAGGCGAAGCGCTGTCAAGTGGGACTGAAACTCGAACCGTGTAGCTTCCCGGAACGATTCCGTCATCATCGTCGTAAGTTCCGACGGTAAAGCTCCCGTCTTCTTCGACTTGTGCTGATCCCGCACGTACACGCTCATTACTATCAAGCGGGATGAGGTCGATCGTTGCAGGACCGAATGGTGATCCATCAATGGTGAGCTTCCCTGAGGCGGGAACTGTTTTGAGCTTGTCCATTTCCAGGTCAGCTCCACCAGAGCAACCGACCATGAATGCCAAGCTGTAAAGTAACGGCAATCTCATTAACAAAATTCTCCAATGTGAATTGAAAATGGTTTTCTGGACCAAAAGTGTTCAAACAAGAAAAGCACCAGTTACGGAACTGTTACGATGCTGTCAGCATCGGCTCCATTGATCGTGTTCAACGACATCCACAAACTCTTCGGACCAGCTGGCCCTTGGTTGTGCTCTCCGTGGTAGTCCATGTTTTCACTGAAGAATTTCACGGAACCATCTGCCATTAAGAAATGTGCTCCTCCAACGTGAACACTACTTGGGCCTGGCCAGTCGGAATTGATTGCATGGGCAGCGATGTAGTACGGCCCCATTGCATATGGTGCATTCTTCCACCATGTCGTATCTTCACCAGCCATCCCGTCAGGATTTGTGATTTGATAAGCAGTGTTGGTGGCGATGACATTGTGAGTAATGGAAACGGCCCAGTTTCGGAAGACTGTCTCGCCTCCACCGCGACGAGGAGTTCCTCCCCCTCCACGACGACCACCCCATTTCTGCCCTGTTGAGTTGACCTCGCCGACTGCGATAGTGTTTGAGGTTCCATCAACGATATCTCTCATGCGAACCTTCGATTCCAGAGAGAAGACCCCTTCGTGGACCTGACCTTTGCGTCGCCACCAGTCAAACCCTTGTGAGCCAGCGTAGTTTGTCACACTGAGGTTGTAGATTGATGATGTGTCGATCTGGGAATCAGAAGGACACTGAAAGCCGGGGATATCCTGAGCTGTGATGAGATCGCCACTCGGCAGCGTTTGCCCATAGAATTGCTCTTCAGTGTCGATTGCGTTGTAGAGCGGTGTCTGGTCGATGAATGGAAGGATCATCACCATCCAACTGTGATTCCGCGGTTCTCCATTTGCACGAGAATTCTTTGTCGGCCAATACGCGTGCATGTCGTTGGGGAAGATTCCATGTGTGTCATGGTAGTTATGGAGGGCCAACCCGAGTTGTTTCAGGTTGTTCTTGCACTGTGTCCGACGGGCGGCTTCACGTGCTTGTTGAACAGCTGGGAGTAGCAGGGCGACTAAAATCGCAATGATCGCAATGACCACCAGCAATTCAATCAATGTGAACCCTCGGAAATTTCTCCGACTTTTTAACATCATCGTCAACTCCAGTTTAGAAAAGGAAAATCGCGAAAACAGAATGAAGGGTGAGTACCCTGTCAAAATGAATGTCAAAGCAAATGGAATGATGAGTGAATTTATGCAGATTGGATTTGAGTTGAGTTTTCCAACTTATCGGATAACCATTATCAGAATTGATATCGGCGTGGTTTGATAGGAAGGTGAGGTGATCGTAGTTGTCCCTGACTTAAATGTCAACAACTTCCGATGTATTGTGGCTGCTTGGCATAAAACAAGCAGGATAAGAGACGGTGAGGTAATCCAGCCTGAGATGGGGGAGGCTGGTTCACTGAATCGTTGGCGCCATTAAGAAATTGTGCCAAATTCTCAAAATTTTTAGAAACCGGTTGAATTTAAACAGTTCTTCAAGATTCTGGCCGCGTAGGGAGCTGCAACCGTGCCGCCGAATTGGGAGCTTCCCCGGGGTTCGTCGACGCAAACGAGCACGAGAAACCTTGGGTTCTCGGCGGGGGCTCCGCAAATGAAGGAGCAAACGTTCTTGTTCGAGAAGTACCCACCATTGGGGTTCACTTTTTGTGCGGTACCTGTTTTCCCGAAGACGGACAATTTTCCCAGCTGTGCCCGTTTGCCGGTTCCGCGCTCAACGACTTCTTTCATCGGATGCTGAACAACCCAGTCAGCGACCGGTTGAGAGACGACTTGCGAGACCACAATCTGCTGAGGCAAAGGTGATTCGTGGCTTGTCCGAAGAAGAAGGTGCGGACTTTTTTTCTTTCCACCATTCGCCAAAATCGCATGGGCTGAAATCATTTGAATGGGAGTGACAGCCAGTTCGTGTCCCATAGGGATAGAACCGGTTGAATAGTTGTTCCAGTTTCGCAGCGGGCGCACAATGCCCGGGACTTCGCCCGCCAGTTCGAGTCCGGTTTTCTTTCCGAATCCGAATGAGCTGGTTAATGAATAGAGCTGTTCGTTCCCGAGTTTTTCTCCAATCTTCGCCATCCCGATGTTACTCGATTTTACCAGTACATCGGTCAGGTTGAGTTCGCCGTATGGGTGATGGTCATGCAGCAGGCGTCGCCCCATGTAATAGGAGCCCCATTCGCATTGGAAGATTTCGTCTGTGTCGAGGGTCTTCTTGTCGAGTCCCCAGGCGACAACGAGTGGCTTGAATGTTGATCCCGGTTCGTAAACAGCTGAGATTGCCAGATTCTTCCAGGCATTTTCCGGGACACTACCAAGATTTGAAGGAGAGAAGCCAGGTCGCGATGCCATCGCCAGAACTTCTCCAGATGAAGGGGCCAGAACAATGGCACACGCTCCCACTGGATTGTGTTCTTCAACGAGATCATCCAAAGCCGCTTCTGTATGCAGCTGCAAGACCGTATCAAGTGTGAGAACAACCGTGTGACCATCCTGAGGAGGCTCGGTCACCTCTTCGAGGACTTCCAGGACGTTTCCACGTGCATCTCGAACGAATCGTCGGACACCATCCTGCCCACGCAAATACGAATCGAACGCCTGCTCTGCCCCGCCCTGCCCGTTTCCATCGATGTCTCGCAACCCAAGAACATGAACTGCGAGTGATTCCTGTGGGTAAAATCGTTTGAACTCATCTC from Thalassoglobus polymorphus includes the following:
- a CDS encoding DUF1559 domain-containing protein: MMLKSRRNFRGFTLIELLVVIAIIAILVALLLPAVQQAREAARRTQCKNNLKQLGLALHNYHDTHGIFPNDMHAYWPTKNSRANGEPRNHSWMVMILPFIDQTPLYNAIDTEEQFYGQTLPSGDLITAQDIPGFQCPSDSQIDTSSIYNLSVTNYAGSQGFDWWRRKGQVHEGVFSLESKVRMRDIVDGTSNTIAVGEVNSTGQKWGGRRGGGGTPRRGGGETVFRNWAVSITHNVIATNTAYQITNPDGMAGEDTTWWKNAPYAMGPYYIAAHAINSDWPGPSSVHVGGAHFLMADGSVKFFSENMDYHGEHNQGPAGPKSLWMSLNTINGADADSIVTVP
- a CDS encoding peptidoglycan D,D-transpeptidase FtsI family protein, whose product is MSDSPRSWTGREYLVQILVLGVWGLLALRLMHIQLYSQETFASRAARQQISHEPIPARPGDLLDRKGRLLATTTSVSSLYVDPSSIDDPQSIANDLARVLDLEADKLEEKIKTHSQKKFLWIKRQLSPEQTAAIQQLDLPEEMVGLRDEFKRFYPQESLAVHVLGLRDIDGNGQGGAEQAFDSYLRGQDGVRRFVRDARGNVLEVLEEVTEPPQDGHTVVLTLDTVLQLHTEAALDDLVEEHNPVGACAIVLAPSSGEVLAMASRPGFSPSNLGSVPENAWKNLAISAVYEPGSTFKPLVVAWGLDKKTLDTDEIFQCEWGSYYMGRRLLHDHHPYGELNLTDVLVKSSNIGMAKIGEKLGNEQLYSLTSSFGFGKKTGLELAGEVPGIVRPLRNWNNYSTGSIPMGHELAVTPIQMISAHAILANGGKKKSPHLLLRTSHESPLPQQIVVSQVVSQPVADWVVQHPMKEVVERGTGKRAQLGKLSVFGKTGTAQKVNPNGGYFSNKNVCSFICGAPAENPRFLVLVCVDEPRGSSQFGGTVAAPYAARILKNCLNSTGF